A window of Heptranchias perlo isolate sHepPer1 chromosome 40, sHepPer1.hap1, whole genome shotgun sequence genomic DNA:
TTAATAACCCGAGTGTCAGACGCAGAGAGATATGAATCCGGCAGGTGTCCTCTTGACTCACATCAATCAACATGGCAGTGTGAGATCCATGATGAATTAATTAGAATGATTGGATATTTCACCTTCTGTAAAGGCTGCTGAAATATTATTCAGTCCTTTGAGACCCATTTCTGCGCCATGTTCAATAAATTATACAAAATtacaattttatattttcatcatgtcctaatatctccgcatgtggctcggtgccaaagttggtctgataatcactcctccgaagtgccttgggatgttttactatgttaaaggcgctatataaatgcaggtttttgtTGCGAGAGTACAGGAGTGAGGACTCGGAGCATCTCCCCTATTAAATAAGGGGGGAAAGGCTGGATAGGGCCTgattttgggcgggggtagcacaatccgctattaccctgcacccaaaggtccctgtgcaggcaggacgagactttcatcggcctgaggacttacctgcaatctgcaccGGAAATCAGCGtcgaacgaggattccatgcaattcacactttccactagcagggggagctccaaactcttaaaggcaggctgtctgttagaaatctcttaaaggtagctggtacctgtatttgatgaaaaataacagtctgctgtctgcacggagtctgaacggaaatcagacatcgcacacgtaaagcacagatgcagctcccgtccctttgtttacacactgatgagttatgttaaaacattgaataaaggttgcgcactactaaatcccacatcctccaatctgtacgccaggcctcaccaatctctcgatctgagtttgtaccaggcctgcgagagtgcgtgcaccaaggttctctgctgatgcactagaggccttggtgcaagaggtgggcagaaggaggggcatcctatatccgcaggggaaggggggggcaagaggccctccagacatatacccaaaaggcagtgggaggcagcgggggatgaagtcaatgccaggcgcacagcatcgtgaacatggatgcagagcaggaagaagttcaatgctttgacatgagtggtcaaggtgagtggggtcaactgtcaagtggcgtctcctaccaactgcaccactagccgcatccactgctccattgcactacacccccatcacccacataccaacaaactctttccatcagtgctcaactctttcaaccagatgcttcctctcacccttacacattaccactgttgcaagccgcccacccacaactcacaggccacacacactggcagctattcaaccatgacatgcacatcaccgagacacacatcccgctttctagcaggagaaggtggcgcatatcagtagacagcaagtggccgtggcatttagcccctcgaacctgttccaccatttaatgagatcatggtggacctgtgacctaactccatatacccgccttagccccatatcccttaatacccttggttcacagaaatctatcaatctcagatttagaattcacaactgagctagcatcaactgccatttgcagaagagcgtttcaaacctctcccaccctttgcgtgtagaagcatttcctaacttcactcctgcacgtcctggctctaaatgttaggctatgtccccacgtcttagtattcaaatataggagatctccaaaaacagttacaaatgtttcggcagccaaaagcaataatccagcctctaacctgtaaatcctgcatggtccctttaaatagcactgggtgggggtcctccaggcactctaagacacgttcagatggtcggggttaagactgtgcgttgagttgagcgttaagtccccgaatggtgtctatcactttaaatcagcgttgcgcactgattgtagccgttttctccctactttacatgcttccggcattcgttatctgcgcctgcgctaaccccgtgtaccaagatggcgtccggcgcacgtcacactggaaacgtgcgtgcgtgtccaagacgccatcttggcacttcgggaggccgcgtagcaccgaaacaacgggtgcaacacggcccaatttagcggccaaggttttttttttaagaagggaTTCATATTCTTTTGGGAAACCGCTTCTAACGTTGAAGGTTAAGCAAAAGCTCATATTAATCCAGGTGTCCTTTCAAGGGAACTTTTGGCTGTGTTTACAGAAAGGAGCAGAGCAAACACCTTCAGAAAGCTTCATTATAAAGAGCGTGGTGTTTAAAACACAAGTGTCTCGCTGGCTGCCTTCCAATCCAACCATGGGTAatttggaatggtgtgtgacccATCGTCAGCACGATAGTTTGTAGCTTCAGTGCATTTCGTTTATCCTCtattttatattttctttttgcaatttcaaaattctgaggggttttgatagagtacatagggagaaacgGTTACCATGGGCaacagactttaggaaggatgtcaagaccttggagagggtgcagaggagatttactagaatggtaccagggatgagggacttcagttatgtggatagactggagaagctggggttgttctccttagagcagagaaggttaaggggagatttgatagaggtgttcaaaatcatgaggggttttgatagagtaaataaggagaaactgtttccagtggcaggagggtcggtaaccagagggcacagatttaaggtgatgggcagaagaaccagaggggaggtgaggagaaatttgagAGAGATGTGAGATTctcgggggtaaattttaacccccaagaatgggtgggttgggggcaggtgggcagtgaaaattccaAGTTTTCAGAGCGTGcccacatcctggctccaacacgcccaccgCTGGGGTTAactcaggcaggtttgtctgcgtttGGAGAGtaaacaccaggaagtcccgccctcacttaaagccggcgggctgatgcttaaaggggcaatgtacctcattgagatacgtGGGGTATTTAATATTGTGTGTATTGGAAAAATAAAACAcatttacctgttcgggtttcccatcgcttccgattagCATCAGgttaaagcaggcgggaaggaccGTATCCATgcggtgagtgcctttattgcactgcttgtgggcccagaggagcaggagtgcctcacctggccgacaggaccacCGCGATTGgtcgaccgccccccccccccaacaccgatGGCGGACCACCCATCCCCCGGCCCCCACCACTTCCTggccaacagccagccagcctgtcaatcaggctggttgccgggcgtgaaacccggaagtgaaattgattggcctcattaagggtGGATCGTGACCCGCCcacttacttccgggtttcgctccCAGAAATCTtccccctgctcccttcccggGGAAAATTTCtcaattaaaatttaccccttgatAGCTCAGATGGAAACAGTTAACGGTCAGTGTCCCGAGGAATTTAAACTTGGCAGAAGGGTTCAAACGAGAGCTCCAAGATTAGTGAGAAAATTTAAAATAGTTTAATTTGATCAGTTGCCTTGTGTGGTAGGCCacgcgattttaaaattctcatcgttttcaaatccctccatggcctcgcccctccctatctctgtaacctcctccagccctccagccctacagccctctgagatctctgcgctcctcaattCTGGCCTCcagcgtatccccgattttcttcgctccgccattggcggccgtgccttcagctgcctaggccctaagctctggaattccctccctaaacctctcagcctttctttcctcctttaatacgctccttaaaacctacctcattgaccaaacttttggtcacctctcctaatgtctccttatgtggcttggagtcaaattttgtttgataatcgttcctgtgaagcttcttgggatgttttgctttgtaaaaggtgctatataaatgcaagttgttgttgttgacgcaGAATGATTTAAAGTCAGATTGCAAGTGGGATAGTTTCACAATTGGACTGATTAATGTGGTATTGTTTTACCCTCTTGATATACCGTCAATTAACACTTTCTAAATGCTTTTCTATCTATACTTGCTCGTGCAGAGTTGGGTCTGGACCTGATGATACTGGAGGACATTATTTGACACACACATAGTTGCTCTTCTTTGACTTTTACCTCCTCTGTCCTCTCTCGGTCCTATCCTGCATGTCCACTGTCCATCTCATTCCCATGGCGACCTCTTCAACCTCAGCATTACATGTGACCTTGCCATCTCTCAGCTCTCTAAGGACATTTCTGACCACTTTCTCATTTCCTTCACTATCCACCTCCCTTTCTCTGCACCGACCCCATCAACAATATGGTGACAGTGGTGGAATCAAAGTGTCAGTGAGAGGTAAAACTGGGTATTGTCACCATACTTGTGAAAATAGCACACACTCTCGTGCATGAACAGGCCTCATTATACCAGTGCTCACCTCATGTTCTGGGAAACCACAAGGTGTCATTAGTCTTGGCTACAGAGGAAAGCCTGATTTCCCAGAATCCATGCCGTGACTTGCCTGCCTGTAAAGGCACTGGAACAGTCTGCTGCATAAAACAAAGGATTTGTGGCAGCTCTGAGAGAAGCAAGCATTTACTGGCATGTTATGGTTCCAAACAAGTATATGTGCAATTCTTTCCTCTTGACACAGATGGCGGCATTGAGCAAGGAGTATGTGGGCCCATGCGGGTACAACCTGTGACTCTTTGGGTCTTTGGGAATCCTTCCACTCTGTAAAAGTGTAGTGCCCTGTCCGGCTGCCACTGATTGTCCACGCAGAAGGAGATGAAATTAGCTGCTCCGTCAGACAAATGCATCAGTACCTTGCTTGATATATTGGTGCACAGCTGATTGACTAATGGTAGTAATGTCCCCAGTGGCAGCCTGGAATGACACTGGTGCATCGACATTCAAGGCATTTGTGACCTTAACAACCACTGGTAATCTAGTGCGTGTGATGGAGATGGCCTATGGGTCAACGATAGTTTTCCTTGCAAAACAAAGCTTCTGCAAATCCTGTTCCTGGGATATTTGGAGGTAGGTACGCTGTGTAGTTTCAGCGCTGACTTCATGCATGACCGGGAGTGGTCAGGCAGGGAATGGGCATTGCCCAGACTCCCTCCAAACATCCAGCCCCCATTGCGGGTTTTACGTTGCCACCGCTGACAGACAGCAGCAAAAGATTTTCCCTGTGTTGTCCAGTTTACGCTCATGGTGCCTCTTTGAGAGGGATAAGGAATTTTAACATGCTCATGTCATAATTGTAAAGTAGTTAAAAGAAATATACCATGTGACAACACCAAGACAGGCTGTGGCAAGAAGGCTACTTGCTTCTGATCAGAAAACATCAATGACGTTCAGGTACATTGAGTATGGAGTGAATGGAATTTGCCTGTCAGAAACTTATGGGTCCACagtagatattctctcaggtgcagtgtcactggtCACTCTCTGAAGTGGAGCTCATGTAACCTATGATCTGGAGAGTGTCCTTAATTGAGAGAACATGGGATTGTAACAGTAAGGTCTCTTGTTGGGATATTGGATATTATTCTTTTTGGAAGGTGGAATATAAAGCAGAGTAGTGAGACGAGGTCaattgtaaaccaacaaactggtttattttacatgaaatataTGAATGAAGAGAATACAGTTTACACAGCAAGATTCAATCAATTCCTTACTGTTCCTCATACCGTGAAAATAGAGAGGACATGTGCCCCTGCCCTCTGTTGTGGGCTAAGTCCTTGATCTAActctttcataggaacataggaacaggagtaggccattcagcccctcgtgcctgctccgccatttgataagatcatggctgatctgtgatcaggTCATATGCAAATACtatgttggcctttaatgcaagaggatttgagaacaggagtaaagatgtcttactgcaattatataggaccttggtgagaccgcacctggagtattgtgtacaattttggtctccttacctaagaaaggatatacttcccatagagggagtgcaacgaaggttcaccagactgattcctgggatggcgggattgttgtatgaggagagattgagtagactaggcctgtattctctagagtttagaagaatgagaggtgatctcattgaaacatacaaaattcttacagggcttggcagggtagatgcaggaggatgtttcccctggctgggagtctagaaccagggatcacagtctcagaataaagagtaggccatttaggactgagatgaggagaagtttcttcactcagagggttgtgaatctttggaattctctaccccagagggctgtggaggctcagtcattgggtacattcaaaacagaggtcaatagatttctagataataaaggcatcaagggatatggggatcgtgcaggaaaatggcattgaggtcgaagatcagccatggccttgttgaatggctcgaggggtcggatggcctactcctgctcctatttcttatgttctatgcatTCATACCTTAACCTGGAGACCATCAACCTCCGTCTGGCTGGTAAAATAGTGAGACCTCTCTGTCTACTCATTGTTCTATACTCACCCTGCCCTAAACTATGTTCTGCagaaagagacagtgaaacagagcATGATCTCTCAGGTCTCTGTGTCAAGGATTGGGTCACCGACCTGCCAATGTTGCCAACTTGAATGGAAAACCTACTCCCTCATTGTGGGACCATTGTCTATTTAGCTAAATCAATGGCCACTGGGCATGTTGAATCCAAACCATTCTAgcattaattacatagaattacatagaatttacagcacagaaacaggccattcagcccaactggtctataccagcgtttatgctccactggAGTCTCCCCCCActtacctcatctaaccctatcaccatatccttctattcctttcttcctcttgtACTTATCTAGCATCTCCTTAAATGAATCTgtgctgttcacctcaactattccatgtggtagtgagttccacattctcaccactctctgggtaaagaagtttctcctgaattccctgttggatttattagtgactgtatcatatttatgacctctagttttggactcccctcacaaacgaaaacattttctctatgtgtaccctatcgaaccctttcataatcttaaagacctctatcaggtcacctctcagccttctcttttctagagaaaaaagccccagcctgttcagtctttcctgataggtataacctctcagttctggtatcaactgtATAattttgtttgcaccttctccagtgcctctatatcctgtttgtgatatggagaccaggagtGTGCCCAGTGCTACAATTGTGCGAACAGCCATGGAATGCTCTCAATGGCTCTTCATTGTCTCAAAACTAATGTAATATGTGAGAGGATACAATTTTGATTGGCCGTTTCACCTGGCATTCTGTCCATGCTGGCTGGCTTGTATCTCTCTGGGAGTTAACCCTCTGTGAGCTGAATCTAACTTTGcagcaaaatcatagaatcataaaattatagaatggttacagcatggaagggggccattcggcccccttccgtgctgtaaccattctatgattctataaattacAGCAAAATCACTTCCAGGGCAAATCCCAATATCTTATAGTGCCCAAGTCCCACTGTGGGGTGAAATTGTATCAAATTTCTCAAACCCAGATCATGAATTGTGTTCCTCATTCAATGCCTCCAGATCCTCATCCTCACAAAGATTGTTGGTATTGTTTAACTGATCCCTTTCATCCAGCGGACAGGTCTTCAAAGCAAGTGCCACGTCTTCAAGGGAATTATGAGCATAAAAACCCAACAAAGAtacggggggtaattttgactttgggcgttgGTGTAAAACTGGTGATGTCGATTTTGccgcccgttttatatcactcctgattttcatttccattaaacACTCATTCCACCTGTGACAGACTCCACGAGGGATTGGAAGGGGTGAGCTTGAGGAAGGAAAATATATTTAATATATTTAGTACTTTTTGCTACCTGTCTGCATGAGAGCTGTGTACATGAGGGCTGTGTACATGAGGGCTGTGCACATGAGGGCTGTGTACATGAGGGCTATGTACATGAGGGCTGTGCACATGAGGGCTGTGTACATGGGGGCTGTGTACATGAGGGCTGTATACATGAGGGCTGTGCACATGAGGGCTGTGTACATGAGGGCTGTGTACATGAGGGCTGTATACATGAAGACTGTATACATGAGGGCTGTGTACATGAGGGCTGTATACATGAAGACTGTATACATGAGGGCTGTGTACATGAGGGCTGTATACATGAAGACTGTATACATGAGGGCTGTGTACATGAAGACTGTGTACATGAAGGCTGTGTACATGAGGGCTGTGTACATGAGGGCTGTATACATGAAGACTGTATACATGAGGGCTGTGTACATGAGGGCTGTATACATGAAGACTGTATACATGAGGGCTGTGTACATGAAGACTGTGTACATGAAGACTGTGTACATGAAGGCTGTGTACATGAGGGCTGCGTATATGAGGGCAGTATATATGAAGGCTGTGTACGTGAGGGCTGTGTAAATGAAGGCTGTATACATGAAGATTGTGTAAATGAAGGCTGTGTACATGAAGATTGTGTAAATGAAGACTGTACATGAAAGTTCTATACATGAGGGCTGAGTACATGAAGGCTGTGTACATGAAGGTTGTGTTCATGAAGGCTGTGTACATGAGGGCTGTGTACATGAAGGTTGTGTTCATGAAGGCTGTGTACATGAGGGCTGCATACATGAGGGCTTTATAGATGAAGGCTGTATACATGAAGACTGTACAAGGAGGCAGTGTGCATGAGAGTTGCGTACATGAAGGCAGTACCTGAAGACTGTGTACATGAAAGTTCTGTACATGAGGGTTGTGTACATGAAGGCTGTGTATATGAAAGTTGTGTACATGAAGGCAGTGTTAATGAAGGCTGTGTATACGAGAGCTGTGTACATGATGGCTGTGTACATGAAGGCTGTGTACATGAAGGCTGTGTGCTTGCTTCAAACCCAGTCTCACTAAATAAGTGACCTGCCTCTATCTTTCAAATATTGACTGAGCTCCTGtccatttccagcatcttctgtttgtaATTCTCGATAAATTAATATGGAGATGGATTTTAGGGCTAGTCAGAAGTCGGATGTTCTAACACTGCAGCTGTGGAACCATTTGCTCTCATCTTTAAAACAGTATAATTGAAGAAGCTGTCAGAACAGACCACAATCTATACAAAGGAATGTTTACTGTCTGTTTACTTAACTGGCAAAATGGCCCAGGTCTTCATTAATATTCTAGTACCTGCTCTCTCTGAAAGTGGAGATGTCTCAGGGGAGGTTTACAAAGTACAAAGGCCATTCATTGATAGTCACCTCTCTCATCCCATCTGTTATTGAGTATCTGCAG
This region includes:
- the LOC137305429 gene encoding keratin-associated protein 4-2-like, with the translated sequence MYAALMYTAFMNTTFMYTALMYTAFMNTTFMYTAFMYSALMYRTFMYSLHLHNLHPSCTQPSCTQSSCTQSSCTQPSCIQSSCIQPSCTQPSCIQSSCIQPSCTQPSCTQPSCTQSSCTQPSCIQSSCIQPSCTQPSCIQSSCIQPSCTQPSCIQSSCIQPSCTQPSCTQPSCAQPSCIQPSCTQPPYVALALKTCPLDERDQLNNTNNLCEDEDLEALNEEHNS